AAGAAACCAAGTGGGATCGGAAAGGCAGCCTACCAGGAAAAACTGGTGGCGAGGTACATCGCCCCAACAACCACTGCAGCCATGCCCATCATTGAACCGTTAGGAGAAGCCGGGCCGTACCCAGAAATAGAGAGCTACAGTGTCTCTGACAGCGCTACAGACGGGCAAACATCCAGCCCAGCCAACAGCGAAGggctgctggaggtggagaaCGCAGTGCTGAGCAACCTGGCTGCGAACGCCTCGTCCCTGCAGCAGGACCCCGAGAGAAGGGTGGTCAGGTCGGTGAAAGTGATCGGGGACACCGACCACACTGTCTCCCTGAACTGGAGGGCGCCCACGGCCACGAACACCACGGCCTTCAGCGTGCTGTACGCCGTCTtcggagagagagacatgcgCAGAATCAACGTCGAGCCGGGCAAGAACAGAATCACCATCGAGGGCTTGGTGCCAAAGACAAAGTACATCGCCTGCGTGTGCGTCAAAGGACTGATACCAAAAAAAGAGCAGTGTGTAATCTTCTCAACAGATGAGGCGGCCAGTGCGAGTGGGACCCAAAAGCTCATTAATGTAGTTGTGATCACTGTTGCCTGTGTAATAGCTGTCCCTCTTACGCTCATTGTCTGCTGCGGGGCGCTAAAGAGACGCTGTCAGAAACTGCTGGGAAGAAAATCGAAGGACATTCAGGACTCTTATGTCACCTTCGAAACTCTGTCCCCTGGAACAAAGGCCAAGGGTCTGGAGGGTGAATACTTGACGAGGTTAAACCCAGATGAGTCCAACCGGCTTCTATCAGCCAGGTCCAGCGTAGACTCAGAGGCCACGGCCAGAACAGAGGGACAGCCAAATGAGTACTTCTGTTAACAGGTTGGGACATCCTAAACTTCAGAAGGAAGAGTTGCCTgttcagtgcagctgtgtggtggGCCTGTGGAAGATACAGAGGACACTATGAGATACTAGTGCATGgctaaaacaggaaaatattgGGGCAATGTCTTTAGCAGATTTTCACCCTTATTTAAGGTGTTCCTGGCCATTGTGGCCGTATCTCTGTTTCAAGGGCTGCCGTGGAGGCAGATAAAAAGTGTGAAGCCTCCCCGAGGCTGTTTTGCCGAGcctcagcaaacacagagaaCCTGCAGTAAAGTGTAAAAAAGGGAATgattcatgttttcattgtaaaCATAACATTTGTCAGTGCATGATGCATAAagcaaagttacattttttctatttgttgtgCACTTTTTCATATCTGTGTATACCTGTATATGTCTGTccactgttgttttgttttagaaatTATGAGTTTTTGTGATGATGATGGAGAATATTGAGTCAGAATGTGAAAGATATTTTTCCAAAGCATCATTccactgtgtgtgacagacattCTTTAAGGGATACAAAGCAAAGAAAGTTGTATGCATTTATAGAAATGAACATCGCACATTTAACATTGTACCATGTCAGATAATGTGCCAGTTTTAATAACCTCTgctataaaatacatttcagactATATACGctgtatattgtatgtatttaatttctgagatctgtgaatgtttaaatatgtggaaaaataaattgtttttgatATTACTGCTCATGTGTTTCATTGAACACATAAATAGACAAagctaaaatattttctatCACATCTAATAATACATCATTCACAATTTCATAATCACCAATCATCATCAACATTGTCACCAGATGCATTGTTCGTAAGAAACTATTACTCCTGAGGCTAAGAAATTAATACTGGCATGTAAGTGAGAGAAAACCTTTCACGATACGGTTAAATGACCCAAAAATAGCAAAGTAAATTGTTACTGTGGTTAATGTTCACTTAGTTGAAACCTACCATTTAGATCATGAAAATGAACTTACTACTAATATTTATTACACacatgaaacagacagacagacgggaAATTTACGTGCCAAAATTTAACACGAATTGATAAtaaactttgatttttttaaactgagaagccccatttgaataaaaatgatttttttcgTAATTTCGCCCAACCTATTTCATAACAGGTACATATCATCTGAGACGAAAATGGACAATTTCAGGATTTCCCGTTAAAATAGATATTGCATGGATACTATCAGGGTAAGTGTTGATGTGTAAGAAAAAGTAATAAGTAATGAGAATAAGTAATAAGCTAAAGAGCTAAAGTAATTGCGTTTGTCATCAGTGTCTTCCAATCAGCATTTTTCTTCACAGAGTACTGTCCTACTTGCCTctatgtgattttaaaaattaaacgGTAGActcacatttataaatgtaagtaataaaaaatacgacgtcattttattttttaggcCATCTCTAGTCGAGTTATCAGCATGCTCTTAATTCACCAATGGTGTCTGTTCCAAAAATATCAACTTCCGGCGTCTTTAACTGTCATTTGATGTCTTAAGAATTGCGTCAAGGACGATAATAAGCTTTACTAGACCCGAACCTGTGGACATGTCCTGTGAAAGTACTTTGCATGCACCTGGTTTAAAGGAATATGGGCACCTTTTATATACCATTAATCATAGGTTTAGTTTTTCATCAAACGAATTCAGCTACTTCATCTTGCTTGCCGGGCTGTTCTTGTACAAATGACAGTTTTGGAAGGTAAGTTTTGAATTAAGACAGACGTTCACGAAAGTATGCGAGATCTCATTGTGTTAGTGGGTTATTGTTGCTTGTGCTGACCGACTAATGTCGCAGTCTAATTTCATCTCTTTTAATTGTTCTACTCAAACCTTAAGCAAGTTTAAGAAACAAATCTTAAGATCTTTCTATtagtattgattttttaaagtaatgatatgttacattttcaaagcagtCTGCTTGGCTTATGTGAAAGCGACACAACGAGAAGTGCTCAGAACTACTATACTGTCCTAAAATACTTTTACTGTCCGTAAAAATACGAAGTCGTCTTGAGTGACGACGTTTTGTTACTATTATTGCCTTAACAAAATGCACGACTGTGTATCTTACTAATAcccatattttatttataggtCGTTGCTTTGTATGGGAACCGCCTTGAGAAGACTTCCAGAAAACTTGCCCCAAGATTTAATAAAACTTCGAATAGAAAATTCACAACTAACTGAGATACCGCGCGGATCGTTCCATGAAGTTAGTGCCTTAGAGTTCCTCTGGCTCAATTTCAATGACATCACCGTCATGAATGTCAAGAGCCTAGAGGGTCTCAGCAATCTGACAGAGCTAAGACTACAGGGAAACAAACTTCGGTCAGTACCATGGACAGCATTTCAAGATACGCCTAGTTTGAAAATTCTGGATTTGAAACACAACAGGCTAGACGTTCTCCCTGAGTACGCGCTTAAACATTTGCCGGGGCTGACCTACTTAGATTTATCGTTCAATCAGCTTACTGTTATATCTAGGGATGTATTCCTGAACTGGCCTCTCTACCACACGCCAGACAAACAGGGGAAACGAGAGGACAACAGTGCTATTGTTGTTGTCGCGCTGCACGACAACCCCTGGTTATGCGATTGCCGTTTAAAGGGTTTCGTAGAGTTTATCAAAACCGTCAGCTCGCCGATCATTTTAATGAACTCGTACCTAACCTGCTCAGGTCCCGAGTTAAGGGCAGGCAAGTTTTTCCACGAGATTGAATTAAAGACCTGCATGAAACCGTTGGCCACTGCCCCAGAAACAAACCTCACACTACAATTGGGCGTGAACGCCACACTCGTGTGCTCAGTTAAGGCCAGACCCAGCCCAACAGTTAGATGGACATACGGACTAAAGATAATAAGAGGATTTACTGGTAAGGTTTAGTATAAAACTTTTACTGTTTACCATATGTTGTTTTCTCACTTTGATCTATTGCTCTGTAAAAGAGATTTCTCATACATACAAGACTTGACATAAATTGTGTGTGGATTATGTATATACAAAATGCATATACAAAACCTACTGAAACgacaatacatttaatacattggCTTTCCGTAGTGGTGAGAAATTGAGACTTCATGGACACcacaatgggtggagctatAATATCCTGTCAATCACTCTAGCAAATACAGTGATTGGTTAAAATCAGTGAGTCATTTATACAGAATAGCTCAGCCCTTTTGTAGTTCATGTGGATGCTCCCATCTTCAGTTGCattaatagtttttttctgtaactgtatttTTGTCACCCCAACTCCAAGCCACAGCTTAGAGTTGTCACCTTTATATGAAGTGATGCACGGATAACCATAACCTGGGGTTATCAGTAGgtgtgcactgcacccccattCTCAGAAAGCCTGCTAGTGTTCCTTCATCCAATTTTTCACATATCAGCCACACACAtgtgattcattttcacatgtaCAGGCTATGTCTATCTAAATGTCCTCTGGATTGTTGTCTGATCTCATTGCTTGGCAGTCAGCCGGTGAcctatattttttttctctctggtgTCCTCAGAGTCACACACTCAGGTGGATGAGGAGACCGTTAGGTCACACCTGGTGATCCCATCGCTGCAGCTGGCAGACAGGGGAGTCTACACCTGCACCGCCAACAACTTCATCGGAAACTCCTCCGCCAGCATCCTGGTGAATGTCAAGTCACTCAACACGTCATCGCCACTCGCCCCCGCATTTCCCTTGGCATCGGCGGAGGAGAATGTCTACATTGACATCCGCATCGCTAAACAGACAGTCTACGGCATCACCCTGGAGTGGTACGCGGTGACGGAGAACCCGGCCGAGACCTGGTACACCATACATTTCGGCAGATATGACGCCGCCAAGAAAGAGCTGATCTACATCGGGCCCGGGATCAACAGCTACTCAGTCACGGACCTGCTGCCCGTCACCAAGTACGAGGTCTGCGTGACGCTGAAGAACCAGGCTCCCCGAAGCGGCCAGTGCATCGTGTTCGTCACTGGCAGCGACATCAGCGAGCTGGAGCAGCGGGAAAAGCTGATCCACATCATCGTCATCGTGTGCGCCATGGTGCTGGCCGTGCCCGCCGGCATGTACGCCTGCACCACCGAGACCAGGTTCAGCTGCTTCGACCGCTGCCTCGAgctgtgcaggaggaggaggcgcaAGGACAAGACCCAGAAGCCCGGAGAGAGGCAGGGCACTTTCGACAGCCTGCAGGCCACCAGCGACGAGGGCCTGTGCAGGGACTCCAGCGAGGACaagaggacgaggaggagaTCGGATGACAAAACCCAGAAGGGCAGACCGACTGCCGAGCTTTATTAATCCAGAATAAGATCGGCTTAAGAGAAAGGTTCATACCCAAATATTTGGTAGTCCTAATATCCCAAGtctacatttgaaaataataaattacatataaagGGGACATAACCATTGTCATACATCTGTACAGGAAAGTAAAGCCTTAGCTAATCAGCTAGTCAGTAAAGTATTAGCTGTCCTAAGTGTAAAAGGCCTTTTTCCTCACACAGTGGAGTCTTCTTTATATTGTGAATGTACTTTatgctttgaaatatttgtgttataATAAATTTGATACTTCTTTAGGaagtatatgtgtttgttttattgcttccAAATGCAGAGACTGTGCAGCTTTTTAGAGACATTGGTGTAGATTGCAGTCCATTCTCATGCTGAATGACTGTGAAGAGCAGCATTAAATGTTCAAGTAGTCATGTTTaataagtgaataaaataataattcatacattttgtgaGCAGACTGAAATAATATAGGGTTTTTAAGCTTTAAAAGTCTggctgaaaataataaattacatagAGAGGGGCAGTTACCTTTGTCATACACCTGCACAGGAAAGTAAAGCCTTAGGTAATGAGTCAGTAAAGTATTAGCTGTCCTATGAAGTGTAAAAGGCCTTTTTCCTCACACAGTGGAGTCtactttattttgtgaatgtactttatgctgtgaaatatttgtattacaATAAATTTTATACTTGTTTAGgaaatatatgtttgttttattgcttccAAACTTCCAAACTATGAAAGTTTTTAGAGATACtgtcacaactcaggcagggactcaagcgcagacagcggaatggggtgcaccaagcgaagtataataagccgatacggggaatccagaaaacgaagtcaaaaacaggcaaagtcagaaaaccagaaagacacggcaaacagtaccaaacagatccaaaaacacggtcgagggaaacaggcaagatcgggaaaacaggctggcaggcagaacaggaaaaatagcttgtagcgaaacagataactgagacgaactagcaacgagacaagaaacaaacggggaatatatagggcaaggcagatgacaagatgggatgcaggtgtgcaggcaggcaggtagagacaatcaggtgggcggagaacggggcagggctagaacacaaggaaaaacaaaagcacatggacagggaaaagaaaacaaccggctaagacgccgcagtcatgacagatACAGGTGTAGATTGCAGTCCAATCTCATGTTTAATGACTATCAAGAGCTACAATGAGTCTTTTACTGACAGCAACTGACAGTTATACTGTGAGGCAGTGTGAATTGTGTAGTTATGTTAACCACCAATACTACTGTTAATACTACTACCACCACTACTAGTAATGATTCTAAATCTAATCATGATGATAATATGACTGTTTATATGATTTTAATTCTGGCAAATCCGGGAATGAAAGTTTGTTAAAATTATGGACAAGCATTTGTTAAATGAATAATGGTCTCCAAAGACCCTTTGCTCCTAACATTTCTGCCCTTAATATTGTGTGACCTTTGGAAACTTCCGAGAAAACCCCAGCGTAAACATGCTTCTTTGTTTTGCGACATGTTTTACAGTACCTATTTTTCTAAAACCCGATTGTGTTCTATAACGTTATTATATTCTATGGATAGAAGAAAAGACCACTGTTCTTTATGAAACATTACTTTTGGTTTTGATGAAGACTTATTTCTAATTATCTTGGTGAGCATAAATGTAAAGCTTGTCAGCTTCTGTTCTGTAAGACATCTGACACTTTGAATTAAGAGAAAAGAATATTTGAACCAGGACACAGGTATAAACGCAAGCCAAGGAATGTTGAGGTAATTTGCccccttttaatgtttttatacactAATCAAatttattatcatattaatCATGATTACTGTTATATTAACCACAGTAaatgacatattaactgaagttattgatatgtCAGCCATTTACTCTATCTCTATTATGCATGTAGAGGTCTGGAAGTCTGGAAGGGAACCAGAACCTTAAataaacaatgtgtgtgtgtgtgtatatatatatatatatatatatatatcctattATACTCTGTAtgtgagcagaaactaaaaAAGAAGGGTCAGAAGTGTACTGTGAGAAGGTATGCAGCTATGAGATACTATATCTCAAAGCAGAACTGAGAGGGAGTAGAACAATTCTACATGTGTGCCGTAGGTTACAAAGTAAGGCCAGTTGTCGGGGAGGAAAATGGGAATTAGACACTGTCCGGACACTGCCCAGATGATAGACCTTGAGTGTAAGATAAAAAAGAATTGGACTctgtgaggtggggggggttggtgttgCAAACATTGGACTCTTTGTTCAGTGCTATACAAAAGACTGCTTAGTGCCTTATGCTTTTTGAGATACTCTCCCTGATGCTGCTGAGAATGCAATAAAAGTTTTTGGCCTCTCTCATTattgtgtggtgttgtgttctGTCTGCTTAATTTTTGAACCCGCTGTGATTTATTAACTAGCATTGATTTTATAGGTGAAGGGGGGGACAAGATGAAACTTTCTCCTACAGGAGGCCATTGCCTCATAGTATTTTAGCTGGGGACTTTgtatatttgttgttttaatttctgtatAAAGACACATGCTTTTTGGAGAATCTTACCACCTTTATGTATTACCAGTAAATTTCAGTTCAGGAATAAGAAAGGTAATTTATATTGAAAACAACACCCATTCATTTCTGATCCGTACTTCAGAGCAAAGCCAGTGCTTTAAGATTGTCTTGTAGTAAATATAGTGTTTTGGAAAGGATAGAACATTCATACTTGATAATTCACTGAAGCATAATATTATGCTGAAATGATAATATGGTATACCATGGCATATTTCTCTGAAGTCAATATGCATAAGAAAACCTCAGTAATGACAGACAATCATCgatacatacatgcagacagatAGTGTAAAGGGTGTTTATGGACAGACAGCCTCACAAGTCCATTAGCATGACTGTTGTTGCGTCATTCCCAGTCTGAGAGATGAACTTTCTCACTGGGATAAATGGCTCAAGCTGATTAAATGGAAGTATGTACTATCTCAGGAATAGGTTCGGCTGGGGGCGAGGCGAAGGGATTACAAAGTGGGTAGGGGTCATTTTAATGGAGCAAGAAGAGGATATGTAGGGGTTAGGATTACACCGTAGGAAGTGGGTTAAAGGTACAGGCACACATATAATTATGAATACAAGGTGGGAATGGGGCTAGGTCATGGGATCAAAGATAAGATGTGGAACAAAGACTAGTGTGGCACAGAAAgtcctccccctccaccccttgAGATGGTTGGCTTCTTCTTTCTCTGGTTTAAGGacattttatctgtgttttaGTGTATGGTATGTTTTACGATTACAGTATCCTCTCCCTGATAATTGATATACTGAACTGTGGAAACAGCTGTGGCATTACCTTTGTAAAGAGTTTCTGCTTGTCAGTATAAAAATTCtcatacaataaaattaattgtCTCAGAGTATGTAGTTTAAAAACGTGattttatacaatatatttcagacatttctattaatgttaatattattatgttTCATTCTGTCTCAGTCACATCTTGCTTTATTGCCATgaacaaaatttcaaatgaaatatttttttacatgttgataACAAAATATCGGTGGCAGATGTTTTCAGTCTTTCTGTTGGGTCCATAGAGTTGTCTCCCAAACAgtgtatttgaaatgtgttgatAAGCTTTTGGTAAAAGGCTTAAATTAAGCTTTAGATCAGCAGCACcctgcatgcatacatacagaaCTCTGCAGGTTAGCCAGGCTGATCaggatttgtgttttaaatCCGTGGACCTTTCACCAAGCACAGTCTGTGCCTTAAGTGGAAATACCAAACCACTGTGTGttaaatttcaaaaagaaaatgagcttcagtgttaaataattacattcaaTATTCATGTTCATGatttgccaaataaataaataaacagcaagatGTGGCAAAtgaatgtcatttatttatcaaaataatcaatataAAGTCAGTACAGAAATTCACATGCAAATGTTGCACACATGTTTTACATTCAATTTATGTTGTGAAGCAATATTTTTGCCATACAATACAGTGAACAATTTAAATgctgtacatttgtttgtgGTACTAGTCATCAACAACTAAACAGTATAAACAATGGGTGGATGAACACtgaacatttaacatatttCCAAATCAATaattcaacattacattatatttcaatATAGATACAGCATGTATGCAACCAGTTATACAACATTAATATTGATCTGTATTCTTCTAGAGACTGTAATAAATACCtaatttatgtgaaaaatttTCAGATGATGCATCACCAGAAATTGTCATTCAAATGTCAACTTTACACTGTAGATTTTAAAGGCCCCACAGTGCTGAGTTGAGGGTGTGTACGACACAGTATTGGTGAGTTGAATTcaataaaaaagcttttttttccctttacagTTTTAATTGCCCTCTACCAGTGAATAACACATTGTAAATTTCAAAACATGGATGTGGACATGTGGATGGCACATTGCATGGGGGCATGGctgtcattttgaatgacaTAGTAACTAATTTCTCAGAATAGtgaatttttgtattatttacataacgaaaattcagattaaaacattgacatttattcatttagcagacgcttttatccaaagcgacttacataggttacagttctttacaatgttatccatttaaacagctggatatttactgaggcaattgcgggttaagtaccttgcccaagggtacagcagcagtgtcccagcagggatcgaacccgcaaccttttggttacgagtcctgctccttaaccactacgccCACTTTTTACAGgacaaaaatacacatgtacaaaccCAGTTAAGGAGtgatactgtatatgttaaAAGGCTGTCTGCTCAAAAGAAATTGACCATGCCAAACAAGCCTATCATATTCCCCCGCAATCATAGTGtcacattgttattattatcacatTTTCCTGTGATATTAACTGTCACCAAAAGGGACTTGACACACATAAAAACggaagaaaaattaaacaaaggaGCAGAGAGGCTCCAGTCATCCAGCCTCTACATCTACTACAATTACAGACACATATTTGTTAATCATGCTTGAGTTACAAATAGCATGTAGTCATTGGAAGGCGGCATTAACACAAGCTGCaactaaataaattacataaaacttTCTATCATGACAAGGTATTCTCATTAACTAGAAACTGCTGTGCTTTCCTAGTATTACCGATATGTTTTTGAGTTCACAAAGTTGTAAGATTCATTGTGAACCCACTTTAAtttgtatacatacagtaattaGATACAAATCTcatttcttaatattttatgaCCAAGATCAAGATTATTGTATACAACCATATGTTACAAATGTTACAAAGACATTGGATTTTAATATTTGGCATACATTCAATGTGTTATTGAAACTGCCTTTATTATACCAATTATTTTgtctattaaataaatatataaatatttgtcaTGTCAAACACGTGGACACTTCACTGTCACAGAGGAAGCTTTATCAAAGTCTAGAAGGTGTAAAGTTGTGATCTAATATGTACTGTAACAACCCATTAATCTTTCTAGTTTCTAGTTTGAAATTTTCATTTGGAACAATGTCTGCTGATGCTTCTGACTTTGAACATCGAGTATTCTGCTACCTGTACGTCTGCCTACCCAGCTTGTGAAGATTTATCTGGATGATATACTCTTATCTTTACAAATACTGAACACAACTGACCGTAAACTAGAGTGGAGCAACTTAAGGAACATGGTGGTGAGCCCAATTTCAGCAGAATTTTCCATCAAGTTAAAAGTAACGCCATTTTATGTCTGAGTGTTTTGTGAGTACAGAGGTGAGCGTGTTTGAGCATCACAGGTGCTCTACGGCCACAGGTGTGCTGCATTCCACAGCAGTTCTGCGAGCTGGGCTACAGAAGTTACTCCAGCTAGCACTGACATGAGTTGGGGAGAACTCTCTCATGCAATCGGCTTGGCAGCGCCTAACACAGTGCAACCCGGCTGCATACTCTACTTGCCAGAAGAGAACTCACACCGTCACCGCCAACAGCCAGCTCTCTCAGCATGACTGAACCACTGTTGTTTTGGCAatttttttggccattttcctgcttttgttgtgctttgACGATGATCTTTCTTGTGgtgtttattttctccttttctgctaACAGTAAAGTAACCTGATTCACATCCCTACGCCTGCTTTGGTCTCATCTTTCCCCATGACACTATGCCAATCTTGCAATGTTACAATATGTTCGAAACAGTTTTGTATCAGCAACAGTTAAACAGAAGTGTACtttctggaaaaacaaaacaaaacattgtagAGTAACAAGTGACAAGtgacagcagagaaagaaaCTGAGTTCAAACTTTGTGAGATAATCTTTAAAGGAAAGCTTAGATTTGTAAAAGAAAAGCGTGATTTGATGTGAAAAACACCACCTTCATTGTGGCATAGCCACATAGGGACAGTGGTTAGCCTGAatgcaaacatgtaaaaatgatcatttaagtCCCCAGAACAAAAGAgtcctgttcatttttataattgttCATATACAGATGCATGGAGCAGTGGGTGGGACAGTTACTCCCCATTAATCTCCAGGACAATTTCATCATGTGATCTTTTAGGCTCAACTCATTGTTAAGTAACTGCAATTCGATAACCTTCATTTCCATAGACTCTTagttaaaaagaggaaagagtcTGGActatatacaaacaaaaatccagctACATTAGATTCTTGTCCAGGATATCACCACTTGGGATGGGACCTGCATTGAACACCCGCACAAGTATCTGcagcaaaaaacagcaaacattgaTAAATAAAGGAGTTTGTGGGTTGGTCAATCAACCAATCCATGATGATGCAGAAGATTAATTAATAATAGCCCCTGTTGTTTTCTAACATTTTTTGCTCTAGCCTCATTTTGAGCTCAGAGACCAATGCCGTGCTGACACCTCCATCCCTGTGCCTGCCTGGGATTTCGGGGCCCATGGTCAGCAGAGTCCCAGAGACGGTAGGCACTGGCTGCTTCATTTCGCCGTACCTCGCGTAGCTggatgggggcgggggcaggaTGGGGGCAGAGGGAGGCGGAGGGAAGTGGGAGTTGTTTTTGTTGAGGTTCTCGCCGTTGCCCTCTGGGTACTTGGCAGAGGGGTTGCCGCCGGGGGTGAACGGCAGCCTGAGCTTATAGGGCTTGTGCTTCCTGGGTCTCCTCCGGATGATCCGGCGGCTCGGCGCTATCCTGTTGGACTTTTTGTTGTTGCGCATGAACATAACCGTCGAGATAAAGACCGTCACGACTACCATTACGCTAATGATACCAGCGACCATGCCTAGGACTTTCATGGGATTGTCCCtacttttcaataaaaaatcTGCCATAGGCCCCTTGAGATGATTCTGTAAAAGAGCAcaaagagaatttttttaatcaagtcaAAAGGACTGTAGTAAGGTCACCATTTGTCCAAAACATGCAATCAAGCCATGTGCAAGCACAGCACTGCCAGAGGAGTCCAGTCAACATCTATGCTATTGTATCTCTACATACTATTTTTGTCTCCGAAGCATACATGACACAAGGGTGACACAAAGGCGTTCCGAGTGGGATCAGTAAATACAAGGAACACAAAGTGGTCATCATTCACTGCTCAGTTGCTGAACTTCGTCTTGCAGTGCGATGCGTTTGGACAGGTATTGCCATTGTGATGTGAAGATTTCTGTGTGCTGACAGATACgtgctgcatttgttttttaacaCGATGGCATAGTGTTGCCATGTTATTGTTAAAGAGCTAGAACTGCACCTCCAGACAAGATCA
This genomic stretch from Megalops cyprinoides isolate fMegCyp1 chromosome 1, fMegCyp1.pri, whole genome shotgun sequence harbors:
- the LOC118769442 gene encoding leucine-rich repeat, immunoglobulin-like domain and transmembrane domain-containing protein 2; translation: MGTALRRLPENLPQDLIKLRIENSQLTEIPRGSFHEVSALEFLWLNFNDITVMNVKSLEGLSNLTELRLQGNKLRSVPWTAFQDTPSLKILDLKHNRLDVLPEYALKHLPGLTYLDLSFNQLTVISRDVFLNWPLYHTPDKQGKREDNSAIVVVALHDNPWLCDCRLKGFVEFIKTVSSPIILMNSYLTCSGPELRAGKFFHEIELKTCMKPLATAPETNLTLQLGVNATLVCSVKARPSPTVRWTYGLKIIRGFTESHTQVDEETVRSHLVIPSLQLADRGVYTCTANNFIGNSSASILVNVKSLNTSSPLAPAFPLASAEENVYIDIRIAKQTVYGITLEWYAVTENPAETWYTIHFGRYDAAKKELIYIGPGINSYSVTDLLPVTKYEVCVTLKNQAPRSGQCIVFVTGSDISELEQREKLIHIIVIVCAMVLAVPAGMYACTTETRFSCFDRCLELCRRRRRKDKTQKPGERQGTFDSLQATSDEGLCRDSSEDKRTRRRSDDKTQKGRPTAELY